A segment of the Capnocytophaga sp. ARDL2 genome:
ATTCTACAGCAGCCAAAACTTTGTCAGAGACTTGGTATGAGAATCCAATACTCAATTCGGCAGGTAAAGGCATTGTTGCATTGAAGTATCCATTTTTGAAATTTGCTTGAGCAAAGGCAGGTAAGTTTTCAAAAGTTGTTGTACCATTTTCCGCTTTCATATCAATTTGTGAGCGATAATTGATTCCCATATTTACGTATTTGTCCAATTTTGCTGCCAAACCTACGTTGTATCCCCATGCCGAAACTCCAGATGCATCCAATGTTACATTACTGCGATTTCCATTTTCGTCCACCATATTTCTCGATAAGTTGCGGTTGAAATTTACTCCACCATTTACATAAATTAGTCCTGCACCCAAACTCACATCTTTAGTAAGTTTGTATGAAACAGTAGGCTGAACATAAATTGCCTGCAACTTGATGTTGTTTACCAAATGAGAACCTTCCCAATCTTTATCCCAAGCAACGCTACTTCCGTAAGGAGTATATACAGCCAATCCTACAGAAAATTTATCAGTTGCTTGATAGTTTCCATAAAAATAAAAGGGAGTACCTACATTTGTAGTTTCTCTACTCCAATTGTAATCTTTATTTTGAAAAATTACATCAGATTTTAAATAATTTACTCCTCCAGAAAAACTCCATTTATTTTTCATAAAAACCCCACTTGCAGGGTTAAAAAATAGTGCTTCTGCATTTTGGTTAAAAATACTTACACCTGTATGCCCCATCCCCAATTGTCTTTGACCTTGCATAGCGATACGATATCCACCAGCATAGGCATTGGTCGCTAAAAGAGCTAATAATGATACTGCGATTTTCTTCATAATGTTAAAATTTTCTTACAAAGTCAAAAGTACTATATTTTTTTGTGAAAAAATATAATTTTTTTGAAAATAATTTATTCCTTTATAATTAGATAATTGGAATAGTTATAAAAAGTTTTGTTTAGATGCAAGTTGATGAGAATATTGGTAAATGTTTCTACATCAATTGCAGGTGAAAATTGTATTACGGTTTGTCTTGTAAAAATAAGTTCTTGAACATCATCCAAATTGTTGATTTTTACTAATGATTGATGCTCATTTAAAGGAATGTTTTCTGTTGTAATTTTTTTAAAATGAAAGGGTACAAACGCGTTTTGTTTTTTCAATGTATCACTGTATATAAAAAGTATATTTTTATCATCAGGATGCATTGCATCATCTTTGTATTTTTTGTTAGTCAGATATATCAATTCTTCAGTAATGTCGCCTAAAGTCAGATCTCTGTCAGCAGTAATTATCCAGTGGGTATTTCCAATGATATTATTGCGATTACTTTTTGCTACACCTTTTATATTGTCGATAAAAATTGGGCTAAAATCGTGTATTTCTTCCAATATAGTTTCATTGGCACGACTGATTTTCATTTCTTTTTTGCAAGAAACGAAAAGTGTAATGCATGATAAAAGAATAAATATTTTTTTCATGTGGAATTTTTTATATATTTTGCAAAGATACTATATTATTTTTCTATCTTTTTGCAATGTATTTAATGAAAATTAAAACATTTCATTTTATAGTCAAGTTTTTAGTTTTATTTCTATATTTAAAATTTCTTATAAAATCCTTTGATTTCTCTATATATTTGCTGAAAAGTCTCTATTTTAATAATAATTTTGAAAAAAGAATGGCTTCAGCCCTATTAATCAACTTATTAAGATAAGTTTTTTAATTTATTATTTTCAGTTATTTAAAATTGTATTTAATTTTAGCTAATATAAAAATAAGGATTTTCTTTGTTTTTTAATTATAATTTTGTCAAAGTGAACAAAAATTCAAATTCCAATGAAAAAACAATCACAATATTATTAGGTTTAATCTCCATGATTTCCTTTTCCCAAAAGAAATGGACATTACAGGAATGTGAGGAGTATGCGGTGGAAAACAATTTGCAGGTCATCGCCAATAAACACAAAAAATCCCTTCAAGATGCCAATTTGAAGATGTCTCAAAATGAATATCTTCCTACTGTGGGAGTCAATATCGGAAATTCGATGAATTTTGGACAAACGCAAGGTTTTCAAGGAAGTATCGGACGAAATGATAATTTTAATAATTCGGCAAATATCGGAGTAAATGTCTTGATTTACAACGGAAATAGAGTAGCGAAGAACATCCGAAAAACGAAATACGATGTAGAAGCTTTGCAGTACGATTTGGAAACGGTGAAAAATAATATTTTGTTGCAAATTGTGCAGCAATATTTGGCGGTTATGCTCAACAGAGATTTTGAAAATCAATAAAACGGCGTTGGAAAATGCCCAAAAACTTTACGATAGAGCCAAAATCACCACGGAAGTGGGGACAACTGCACAAACGCTTTTAGCCGAAGTCGAATCAGCTCTTGCCAGAGAAAAACAGAGTTTTACCAATGCCGAAATAGAAATCAAAAGAAATCTTTTTGCATTGGCTCAGACGCTCCAACTGAAAGATTATGAGAATTTTGATTTAGAAGATTTTCCTATTTCTGACACCATAGACAATGCTCATTTTTACAATTTACAATCAGTAACTGAAACGGCTTACGCTCAGCAACCGCAAATTCTGGCTACGCAGAGCAGAATAATAGCTGTCGAATCTCAAACAGAAATTGCCAAAACGGCTTTTTACCCCACAATTTCAGCATCGGCATGTGTAGGTTCGTTTTATTTTAACTCGTTGGTAACGGATACCGTAGGCTTTGATATGTTTGGAAATATCATCCGTGAGAAAGGATTTTTCGAACAATATAAAACCAAATTCTTACAACAAATCGTACTGCAAATAAACATCTCGATTTTCAACAAAGGGAATACTAAATTGCAGGTAGAACAAGCCAAAATCAGTGAAGACATTGCGAGAAATAATTTGTCGATTAAGAAACAGGAACTCTTTCAATCCATTCAGAAAGTATTTTTTGATTTAGACACCAATTATGAAAATCATCAAGCGGCGTTGGAAGCCGAAAAAAGCACGAAGTTGGCATTGGATTTTGCAGAGAAAAGTTATAATGCAGGTCGCAGTACCATTTACGATTTAAACATTGCGAGAAACAATTACGCTAATGCCTAAGGCACTGTAGCACAGACCGAATACAATTTCCTATTTAGTATAAAATTGTTGAGTTTTACGCGGAGGGAAAGTTAAAGCTATAAAAAAAGGCTGTCCGAAAATGGGCAGCCTTTGGTTTTTATAATTTAGTCATATTATGAACCAATGTTTCAATAAATTTTCCGATAGGACCTTTGATCATCATTGCCATCATAGGATTGAATTCGCCTTGGAAAAACAATTGTACAGCAGAAGAATCAGAGGCAACTTCATCGATTTTAGCAGTCAATGTAAAAGGTAATTTGCTTGAAGCTGCACCCAAAATAACTTCAGATGTAGGTGTAGCCGATTTTTTTACCAATTTGATTTCGGGCATACCTTTCAAACCAAATTCAAAGCAATTTTCGTCAATTACTTCAAATTTTGAAGTGTTTTCAGGCATTAATTTTTCAAAATTTTTAATATCTGTCAATTGTTCGAAAATATATTGAGCAGATTTTTGTATCGTTACTTTTGGACTTTCTAAGTTCATTTTTTATGATGTTAGATGGTTATGAAATACTGTAAGCAAAACGCTGGAGGTAGGGGGTAATAAATGATTTCTTAATAGCAATTGTTCATTTTGTAATAAATCCCCTTCTCGCTACTTACTATCTACTTCTTACTGTTTACAAAATTATTTTCCCCAATTTGCTGGATCTTTGCTCCAAGCGTTTAAAGTATCTATTTCCTCAGATGAAACATACGATTGGTTGGCAGCTGCTTGAATCAAAGTAGGGTAGTTGCTCAAGGTAAACAAATCGATTCCTGTTTGTTTGAAGTTTTCTGCAGCTACATCAAATCCATAAGTAAATATTGCAGCCATACCTAAAATATTAGCATCAGCAGCTTTCAAAGCCTCAACTGCTTGCAAGCTACTTTTTCCAGTACTGATCAAATCTTCGATTACAACCACAGATTTTCCAGCTTCGAAATGTCCTTCGATTTGGTTTTGTCTTCCGTGTTTTTTAGGCTCAGGACGCACATATACAAAAGGAAGATCCAACGCCTCTGCAACCAACAATCCGATACCAATAGCACCCGTTGCAACCCCTGCAATCACATCAGGTTTGCCAAATTGTTTCAAAATGTTTTCAGAAAATTCTTTTTGAAGAAATTTTCTAATCTCTGGAAATGAAAGAGTTATACGATTGTCACAATAAATTGGCGATTTCCAACCCGAAGCCCATGTAAAAGGATTTTTTGGATTCAATTTTATTGCGTTAATTTGTAACAGCAATTTTGCTGTATTTTCTGCAGTTGTAGTATTAAAAATCATATCGTAAAATGTATAAAATTTTTATAAAGGATAAATTATTGGTTTTGACAAATCAATTGGAACAAGAGACTGATTGTCAAGTCTATTTGTTGGAAACAGTCAATCTGAAACAATTGTTTACCAAATATTTTGACGAAACCATTGACAAAGCTATTCTATATCATCCAAATAAAAAAATATTACTTGAAAAATTTCTCAAAAAAGTAGATGTAGAGCGAGCAGGTGGTGGTCGTGTTTACAATGATAAAGGCGAAATATTATTTATTTTTCGCAATGGACGATGGGATTTACCAAAAGGTGGAGTAGAAAAAAACGAAAAAATCGAGCAAACGGCAATGAGAGAAGTAGAAGAGGAAACTGGTTGTAAAAAATTGACAATCAAAGATAAAATTGCTGTTACCTATCACGTATTTAAGAGAAATGGTCGCTTCAAACTCAAAGAAACCCACTGGTTTAACATGAAATCTACTTATACTGGAAAATTGGCTGCACAATTGGAAGAAAATATCGAAAAAGTAGAATGGATTCAACCCAATGAGGTAACTGAAAAGCTGAAAAATTCTTTTGATAATATTCGTTTGTTGTTTGAAAAATAATTTTTTGTTGAGAAATGTATTATTAACCTAAAAACGTTTAACCTATTATAAATATGATTTTTAATGAAAGGGTTTGAGGAAAATCATTTTTTAATCTAAAGACGTTTAACCTATTTTAAATATGGTTTCTATTAGAAAAGATGTTTGGCTATTCCATTTTTAGTCTAAAATATTTTACATATATAAAAATAGAATTAACGATAAAAATTCATTCTTTTTCACAATAAATATTTTTATACAATTAGAGAAATATCGTACCTTTGTAAGGTTTTTTAAAGAATCATCCATAAATGGAAAGAATATTTGACAATACAGAACATGCGTTTGCATTGAAAAACAATGCTGAACTACAAAAGGCTTATTTTTTATTTAAAATGATAAGCAGTAATACTTTGGTAAAAATTGGTACTTCGTTGACCAATTTTGCTATAAAAACAAAACTACCTGTAAAAGGATTGATAAAATCTACTGTTTTTGATCATTTTTGTGGCGGTGTTACAGAAGAAGATTGCCTAAAAGTGGTGGACAAAATGTACACAAAAGGGGTTTCGTCTGTATTGGATTATTCGGTGGAGGGTAAAGAAACTCAAGAACAATTTGACCATGCGTTGGAGATGACCTTGCGTACCATTGACTTTGCGAAAAAAAGACAAGCTATTCCTTTTGCGGTATTCAAACCTACAGGAGTGGGGCGTTTTTATTTGTTTGAGAAAAAAGGAGAAAACAAAGCTTTTACAGCAGATGAACAAAAAGAATGGAATCGCATCGTAGAACGATTTGATATTATTTGTAAAACAGCTTTTGAAATGGATGTATTACTTTTGATAGATGCTGAGGAAAGTTGGATGCAAGATGCTGCTGATGAGTTGGTTTTGGATATGATGAGAAAATACAACCGCGAAAAATGTATCGTTTTCAACACTGCTCAAACATATCGTTGGGATAGATTGGATTTTGTGAAAAAGGTACACCAAATCGGATTGGAAGAAGGTTTTCATACTGGTTTTAAAGTAGTTCGTGGGGCGTATATGGAAAAAGAAAGAGCTCGTGCTGCTGAAAAAGGTTATAAATCGCCAATTTGTGCTACAAAAGAAGAAACTGACAAGACTTTCGATAGTACAATGACCTACATCGTGCAAAATATTAACAATAAAATGGCATTGTTTGCTGGTACTCACAACGAGGAAAGTAGCTATTTGTTGATGAAATTGATGAAGGAAAATAATATCAATCAAAAAGATGCAAGATTGTGGTTTGGTCAATTGTACGGAATGAGTGATAACATTAGTTACAATTTGTCTCATCATCAATACAATGTAGCCAAATATTTACCATTTGGACCTGTGTATGATGTAGTTCCTTATTTGATTCGTAGAGCTCAAGAAAACACTTCAGTTGCAGGACAAACCAATAGAGAATTAGACTTATTGGAAAAAGAATTGAAGAGAAGAAAAAAATAGTTGTTTTCAACTATCATTTCTTTATCTATTTATTGATAAAGTCAAAGAGAGAGTATAATTTTGCTTTCTTCTTTGACTTTTTTTTATTTTTATGAGAAATTTTATATATTGTAATCAAAAAAATGTTTGAAAATGTTTACACCAAATAAAACCAATATTTTTTTGTTGTTCAATTTGCCATCTGCTTTTTTTAGTGGAGTAAGAGCTGTTGAGATAGACGAATTTCACTCAAAAGTAAAAGTGCGTCATAATTGGTTTAATAAAAATCCGTTTCGTTCAATGTATTTTGCTGTTCAAGCAATGGCAGCCGAATTATCAACAGGTGTTTTGGTAATGAATGCTATCAAAAAAAGTATTGAAAATATTTCGATGTTGGTTGTTTCAAATGAATC
Coding sequences within it:
- a CDS encoding TolC family protein: MKINKTALENAQKLYDRAKITTEVGTTAQTLLAEVESALAREKQSFTNAEIEIKRNLFALAQTLQLKDYENFDLEDFPISDTIDNAHFYNLQSVTETAYAQQPQILATQSRIIAVESQTEIAKTAFYPTISASACVGSFYFNSLVTDTVGFDMFGNIIREKGFFEQYKTKFLQQIVLQINISIFNKGNTKLQVEQAKISEDIARNNLSIKKQELFQSIQKVFFDLDTNYENHQAALEAEKSTKLALDFAEKSYNAGRSTIYDLNIARNNYANA
- a CDS encoding SRPBCC family protein is translated as MNLESPKVTIQKSAQYIFEQLTDIKNFEKLMPENTSKFEVIDENCFEFGLKGMPEIKLVKKSATPTSEVILGAASSKLPFTLTAKIDEVASDSSAVQLFFQGEFNPMMAMMIKGPIGKFIETLVHNMTKL
- a CDS encoding TolC family protein; the encoded protein is MNKNSNSNEKTITILLGLISMISFSQKKWTLQECEEYAVENNLQVIANKHKKSLQDANLKMSQNEYLPTVGVNIGNSMNFGQTQGFQGSIGRNDNFNNSANIGVNVLIYNGNRVAKNIRKTKYDVEALQYDLETVKNNILLQIVQQYLAVMLNRDFENQ
- a CDS encoding NUDIX hydrolase, which codes for MYKIFIKDKLLVLTNQLEQETDCQVYLLETVNLKQLFTKYFDETIDKAILYHPNKKILLEKFLKKVDVERAGGGRVYNDKGEILFIFRNGRWDLPKGGVEKNEKIEQTAMREVEEETGCKKLTIKDKIAVTYHVFKRNGRFKLKETHWFNMKSTYTGKLAAQLEENIEKVEWIQPNEVTEKLKNSFDNIRLLFEK
- the pyrE gene encoding orotate phosphoribosyltransferase; translated protein: MIFNTTTAENTAKLLLQINAIKLNPKNPFTWASGWKSPIYCDNRITLSFPEIRKFLQKEFSENILKQFGKPDVIAGVATGAIGIGLLVAEALDLPFVYVRPEPKKHGRQNQIEGHFEAGKSVVVIEDLISTGKSSLQAVEALKAADANILGMAAIFTYGFDVAAENFKQTGIDLFTLSNYPTLIQAAANQSYVSSEEIDTLNAWSKDPANWGK
- a CDS encoding proline dehydrogenase family protein — translated: MERIFDNTEHAFALKNNAELQKAYFLFKMISSNTLVKIGTSLTNFAIKTKLPVKGLIKSTVFDHFCGGVTEEDCLKVVDKMYTKGVSSVLDYSVEGKETQEQFDHALEMTLRTIDFAKKRQAIPFAVFKPTGVGRFYLFEKKGENKAFTADEQKEWNRIVERFDIICKTAFEMDVLLLIDAEESWMQDAADELVLDMMRKYNREKCIVFNTAQTYRWDRLDFVKKVHQIGLEEGFHTGFKVVRGAYMEKERARAAEKGYKSPICATKEETDKTFDSTMTYIVQNINNKMALFAGTHNEESSYLLMKLMKENNINQKDARLWFGQLYGMSDNISYNLSHHQYNVAKYLPFGPVYDVVPYLIRRAQENTSVAGQTNRELDLLEKELKRRKK
- a CDS encoding OmpP1/FadL family transporter translates to MKKIAVSLLALLATNAYAGGYRIAMQGQRQLGMGHTGVSIFNQNAEALFFNPASGVFMKNKWSFSGGVNYLKSDVIFQNKDYNWSRETTNVGTPFYFYGNYQATDKFSVGLAVYTPYGSSVAWDKDWEGSHLVNNIKLQAIYVQPTVSYKLTKDVSLGAGLIYVNGGVNFNRNLSRNMVDENGNRSNVTLDASGVSAWGYNVGLAAKLDKYVNMGINYRSQIDMKAENGTTTFENLPAFAQANFKNGYFNATMPLPAELSIGFSYQVSDKVLAAVEYNHAFWNAYDALRIEFVDSPIGTSVNQRNYKNSSIFRAGLQYQATDNFSARIGGYYDQSPIKTGYFAPETPRNDAFAGTLGFTYQINDRLSVDVSAMSVFFKEINESYNHYIEDRNPVSFGGTYRSAAVTAGIGVSYNF
- a CDS encoding DUF4442 domain-containing protein, encoding MFTPNKTNIFLLFNLPSAFFSGVRAVEIDEFHSKVKVRHNWFNKNPFRSMYFAVQAMAAELSTGVLVMNAIKKSIENISMLVVSNESTFLKKATGTIIFTCNEGKEVQYTIQKVLQTGQPQTIWMESVGVNQKGEVVSKMRFEWALKIKK